Proteins encoded within one genomic window of Terriglobia bacterium:
- a CDS encoding PIG-L family deacetylase gives MNPFRLLGLLLLLIANAVAQNPTPSPTPPLLKPDERLKVDVLLIVAHPDDETGVVPYLVQLIDQKKHVAVVYTTHGEAGHNNMGPERAQSLGAVREMELRHALASVGIDNVWFLSGRDTPSQNVLESLANWHQGQVDEELVRMVRLTRPEVIITWMPGFFVGENHGDHQAAGVLATEAFDSAGDPTVFPAQVAGPVKVNERLLDGLQPWQAKKLYYFPDSADDIFKGTGPTYQTNGMAKALKIPYWRAGFETFKYHLTQYRKFIEGLKKMDEKQVAEQEKNWGGEGSFVFGKSLVPGSVTGDVFEGITPGPIAFVPPAREAYEQPAALSVELGGPWGFYEKFKRAHGITKLPKAKEPEISIKRGATLLIPLDLHNHTDAMKTMTIVVKLPEGWTTQSGAGSLALDPQSDYYWQVMLDAPKVETKERQEIECTATADGKTLATIRISVRLVNGGLPQN, from the coding sequence ATGAATCCATTTCGCCTGCTTGGCTTGTTGCTGCTATTGATTGCGAACGCCGTCGCTCAGAATCCCACGCCATCACCCACTCCGCCGCTGCTCAAGCCGGATGAGCGGCTGAAAGTCGACGTGCTGCTGATCGTCGCGCACCCAGACGATGAAACAGGCGTGGTCCCGTACCTGGTGCAACTCATCGACCAGAAAAAACACGTGGCCGTGGTTTATACAACGCATGGCGAGGCCGGGCACAACAATATGGGGCCGGAGCGGGCACAGTCACTGGGCGCGGTGCGGGAGATGGAGCTGCGGCATGCGCTGGCGAGCGTGGGAATCGACAACGTATGGTTCCTGAGCGGGCGCGATACGCCGAGCCAGAACGTCCTGGAGTCGCTGGCGAACTGGCATCAGGGCCAGGTGGACGAGGAACTTGTCAGGATGGTGCGGCTGACGCGTCCTGAGGTGATTATCACGTGGATGCCGGGATTTTTTGTGGGCGAAAATCACGGCGACCATCAGGCGGCGGGCGTGCTGGCGACCGAGGCTTTTGACAGCGCGGGCGATCCTACGGTTTTTCCGGCTCAGGTGGCAGGGCCGGTAAAAGTGAATGAGAGGCTGCTGGACGGCCTGCAGCCGTGGCAGGCCAAGAAGCTTTACTACTTTCCCGATTCAGCGGATGACATCTTTAAAGGCACCGGGCCGACCTACCAGACCAACGGCATGGCAAAGGCGCTGAAGATTCCGTACTGGCGCGCCGGGTTTGAGACCTTTAAGTATCACCTGACGCAATATCGCAAGTTTATTGAAGGCCTGAAGAAGATGGACGAGAAGCAGGTGGCGGAACAGGAGAAGAACTGGGGCGGCGAGGGAAGTTTTGTCTTTGGCAAATCACTGGTTCCGGGGAGCGTGACCGGAGATGTTTTTGAAGGAATCACGCCGGGGCCAATCGCATTTGTTCCACCGGCAAGAGAGGCCTATGAGCAGCCTGCGGCGCTTTCAGTGGAACTGGGTGGGCCTTGGGGATTTTATGAGAAGTTCAAGCGCGCGCATGGAATCACAAAATTGCCGAAGGCCAAAGAACCGGAGATATCGATTAAGCGCGGCGCGACTTTGCTGATTCCACTGGATCTGCACAACCATACGGATGCGATGAAGACCATGACCATCGTGGTGAAACTGCCTGAGGGGTGGACGACGCAGAGCGGAGCGGGCAGCCTTGCTCTTGATCCGCAGAGCGATTACTACTGGCAGGTGATGCTGGACGCGCCAAAAGTGGAGACGAAAGAACGGCAGGAAATTGAATGCACGGCAACGGCGGACGGCAAGACACTGGCGACCATCAGGATTTCTGTGCGGCTGGTGAACGGTGGGTTGCCGCAGAATTGA